The Humulus lupulus chromosome 3, drHumLupu1.1, whole genome shotgun sequence genome window below encodes:
- the LOC133821014 gene encoding vinorine synthase-like, whose product MISTEIITPSSPTPPHLKTYLLSSIDQFSQSIYGRVVYFYTHNIDDANNSGYSSEKKSQQLKKSLSKTLARFYPFAGRINNNTSVDCNDEGAPYVEAKFNGLLSTFLDQRGNVAVIDQFFPAAIQSPEAGTWPILRVQATFFDCGGLAVGVCLSHKLCDARSMSVFMKSWAETSKGLAQKVVPIFDVASYFPPGDYHTKLKAPPSVEKKAGESVTKMYVFDKDKIVDLKAKVADTRVQRPSRVEVVTALIWKIMIAVSRSNGRVLVVPKKTTYFVTQTMDIRKRAEPAMPEELVGNLVTIIPVETNLDEPELQDVVAEFRNGVREFGEKKGKRLRGDGALNVILEVVQGLLELLARDDTDGVIFTSLCTFKLYEIADFGWGKPTWVNILPLPNGAVRKLVTLMDTRDGGVEAWVTMDKEEMALFECHPQLLQFATHNYSTL is encoded by the coding sequence ATGATCAGCACTGAGATCATAACACCGTCCTCTCCAACTCCTCCCCACCTCAAAACCTACCTACTTTCTTCCATTGATCAATTTTCACAATCAATCTATGGCCGAGTGGTTTATTTCTACACTCACAACATTGATGATGCTAACAACTCTGGTTATTCATCCGAGAAAAAATCACAGCAGCTAAAGAAATCTCTTTCCAAAACCCTAGCTCGATTCTACCCTTTCGCCGGAAGAATCAATAACAACACCTCCGTTGATTGTAACGACGAAGGAGCTCCATACGTCGAAGCCAAATTCAACGGCCTTCTCTCAACTTTTCTAGACCAAAGAGGCAACGTTGCCGTAATCGACCAATTCTTCCCGGCGGCAATCCAATCGCCGGAGGCAGGCACGTGGCCGATACTGAGAGTCCAAGCCACTTTTTTCGACTGCGGTGGATTGGCTGTTGGGGTTTGCTTGTCGCACAAGTTATGCGATGCCAGATCTATGAGCGTGTTCATGAAGAGTTGGGCTGAAACCTCAAAAGGGTTGGCTCAAAAAGTGGTTCCGATCTTCGACGTGGCTTCCTACTTCCCGCCGGGAGATTATCACACAAAACTAAAAGCTCCTCCTTCGGTGGAAAAGAAAGCTGGAGAATCGGTCACAAAGATGTACGTGTTTGATAAAGATAAGATAGTTGATCTTAAGGCCAAAGTCGCTGACACACGTGTGCAGCGACCGAGTAGGGTTGAGGTAGTGACTGCCCTAATTTGGAAGATTATGATCGCTGTTTCAAGATCAAACGGTAGAGTGTTAGTTGTACCAAAGAAGACTACTTATTTTGTTACACAAACCATGGATATACGTAAAAGGGCTGAGCCAGCGATGCCAGAAGAGTTGGTTGGAAACTTGGTGACAATCATTCCTGTGGAGACGAATCTTGACGAGCCTGAGCTACAAGATGTGGTGGCTGAGTTTAGAAATGGAGTGAGAGAGTTTGGTGAGAAGAAAGGGAAGAGATTACGAGGAGATGGAGCATTGAATGTGATTCTTGAGGTTGTGCAAGGGTTGTTGGAGTTGTTGGCAAGAGATGATACAGATGGGGTTATCTTCACTAGTTTGTGTACTTTTAAGTTATATGAGATAGCTGATTTTGGGTGGGGAAAGCCAACTTGGGTGAATATTCTTCCTCTTCCTAATGGTGCTGTGAGAAAGTTAGTGACATTGATGGACACCAGAGATGGAGGAGTTGAAGCTTGGGTCACTATGGATAAAGAAGAGATGGCCTTGTTTGAGTGCCATCCTCAACTTCTTCAATTTGCAACACACAATTACTCAACCCTGTGA